A stretch of DNA from Oreochromis aureus strain Israel breed Guangdong linkage group 23, ZZ_aureus, whole genome shotgun sequence:
acacacacgcgcacacacacacacatatccgcACATGCTCACGCATCAACATTCCACTGAACAAACGTATTACTCTTcttctgtataaataaagaccagggcagtggcagagCGCGAGTCTCGGAGCCCTCACTCCAAGTGTGAGTGCTCTGTGACTGCCCTTGcatgcaagtaaaactgtgtgtttctcctctctgattctcagctgaagaagtgtcttagagTACATCTCTTGACATTTATTAATAGTGTGACTGCCGTAGTTTTATTGCTGTAACTGACAACAATGAAATTCATGAATCTGGTAATTGTGATTTCCCTGATTGAAAAACAATACATCACAGAATTCAAATGTGTTTCAGTAGCTCTGATTTATTCCAGCGAATAATGGTGTTTCTTTTGAGTGATTCGTTTAGGAAAATCCTCAATACAAATACCAGTTGTGATTGAATTGAAAGTCCTTATTGTAATTATACAAAGTATAAGAAGATTTAAAACAGCTCCATAAGAGTGCAGCTCCAAAAAACTATACAATAATATAACTatacaaataatataaatacataatataaatacacaaaaccaAGTAACACAAACAGACAGCCAGAGAACGATGACACAGTCAGTGCAGATATTTCAGTGCAAATTACGTTTGTGCAAGTTTGAGTTGAGCATGGTGATATCTTTGGGGAAGAAGCTATCCCTAAGTCTGTTTGTTCTGGCCTGTATGGATCTGAAGCGCCTGCCAGAGGACAGTAGGTTAAAAAGATGGTAGCCGGGGTGGGTAATGTCCTTCAAGATGTTTCTGGCCCTGCTGAGACAACGGGagttatagatggcagacaagGATGattttttgtgctgtgtttaccACCCTCTgcagtctcttcctgtctgcagctggcATGCCACACTGTCACTGCATAGGTGAGCAGGCTCTCGATGGTGGATCTGTAGAAGATCACCAGCAGCAGGGTGTTTAGTTGCTCTTGTGATTGTATAGTATCCACAAAGTTAAAACTCAgttaaaaaatattgttttgcaAAGGTGAGACTTTAAAAAGGTATTGTAATTACACTGTTTCTGTAATGTGTTACACTTTCACTTTCTGATATGTAATCTTGCCTGGGCAAGAAAGCACACAAAATTTGGCTCCTTAAAAAAGTTGTTTGATCAGCATTTGGTCATCAGAtgtaaggtgttttttttttcttggttttacCCATccataataaaacacaaaaaagacattCGCAACATTTCTCACATTTCTCAAAGTGGGGGTGGCCTGGGTGGGTGAAAAGGATGTGGTTGGAAGTCAAAATGAGAGTGATTATTATCATACTTACCAACAAGGCAAAAAACCCTATAAAAAGATGTCTTGATGCTCCTACCAGAAACAGTTCACCGTTTGGCTAACATCATGCACGGTCTGCAAAAACTTCTACTGTTCCATCTTCTTGCATGCCTCGGTAAGAACTGCAAGTCTTTGTTATCAATTTCCAAACATTTGTTGGGACATTAACTTAATTTTGGTTTTACTTTTTTAGGGCATGGAAGTGCGATTATACATGGTGAAAAGGCAGCAAAGAACTCAATGCTTTATATGGTCTCAGTGCAGAACAAACAAGGTCATATATGCGGAGGATTTCTCATCACTGAAGACTTTGTGGTCACTGCTGCACACTGTGACAATGAGTAAGTAAGTTTTAAGTAATCCAATGTCTTTTGTGGCAATTTCCaattaatttcattaaaatgctcTTATAAAATGTACTGACCAAGTCTCATTGATTACTTCTTCAGGAACCTTACACACGTTGTTCTTGGAAGCCACAATCTCAACAACCATCATGAAAAAATAGAGATTAAAAAATCCATCAAGTTTGAAAATTATAGAAATGTTCAATATGGTGATGACATCATGCTCCTTAAAGTAAGTACATATTCATAGTTGTAACAGTTTCACATGAATTATAAGACCCTATATTTGTGGCATTATAATTCAAATTACATCACAGCAAAAGAGTTACtgtatgaaaacagacattTCTAATTTTCACTTCATGTTGTGTGTCTTCAGTTATCTAGGAAAGTTCAACTAGACCGCACAGCACAGATAATTCAGCTTCCACATGCTGaaataaaactacaaaaagATCAAGTGTGCCAGGTGGCTGGATGGGGTTTCACTGAAAATTACTCTCTACCTAATGAGCTGAGAGTGGTGAACGTTTCTGTCATTCAATATCAACTCTGTAAGAAAAAATGGCCTAATCTTCCTGACAACGTTATCTGTGCAGGTGGCTATAGAACAAATAAAGGATTCTGTCAGGTATGTTTTCTGTCCTTTCAATATAAACTGATTAGATTatgcaaaatatataaaacactcAATATAAACTGACAAAATTAAATTATGTCCTCCTCACAGAGAGATTCCGGTGGTCCTCTGGTCTGCAATGGGTTCGCAGTTGGTGTTGTTTCtttcaacaaaaatttaaactgcAAATACCCAGATGCACCCAATGTCTATACGGACATCTCAAAATACCGTCAGTGGATCGACAAGATTCTCAGAGGTGTAATTTTAAGCATTCCTGATTGCTCTGTCGATGTAACcaaaagtgaaaattaaaaagattcTGCTACTTCGCTCT
This window harbors:
- the LOC116327925 gene encoding mast cell protease 1A-like, which translates into the protein MHGLQKLLLFHLLACLGHGSAIIHGEKAAKNSMLYMVSVQNKQGHICGGFLITEDFVVTAAHCDNENLTHVVLGSHNLNNHHEKIEIKKSIKFENYRNVQYGDDIMLLKLSRKVQLDRTAQIIQLPHAEIKLQKDQVCQVAGWGFTENYSLPNELRVVNVSVIQYQLCKKKWPNLPDNVICAGGYRTNKGFCQRDSGGPLVCNGFAVGVVSFNKNLNCKYPDAPNVYTDISKYRQWIDKILRGVILSIPDCSVDVTKSEN